A single Montipora foliosa isolate CH-2021 chromosome 7, ASM3666993v2, whole genome shotgun sequence DNA region contains:
- the LOC138010546 gene encoding uncharacterized protein, whose protein sequence is MQNSSNIPRWTDDAKGHIPTETESDKEKQENAGKVSLTDQGKAAKLLRKKLAFALATNSKMKSDSGTSASEASDTETTGKGLMTTEERKSSIPRKIAQQNSSISPKKRQLVKEITGRIQEDKSERNGKSVVFSSLNDAFHIGDKENSSAYLQKQRETATNATTLTPPNTVASNNMLSREPANCDASPPTIHEQVTRTSERKLGTQVLENLAFVENELPTLTAKVNATLKDFHSLNKEVERVKIKLEELKRERINYGA, encoded by the coding sequence ATGCAGAATTCGAGTAATATTCCACGTTGGACAGACGACGCAAAAGGCCATATTCCAACAGAAACGGAATCCGATAAGGAAAAGCAAGAAAATGCGGGAAAGGTGTCACTAACGGATCAAGGAAAAGCTGCAAAATTGCTTCGGAAAAAGTTGGCATTTGCTCTCGCGACCAACTCGAAGATGAAGTCTGATTCTGGTACAAGCGCAAGCGAAGCTTCAGACACAGAAACGACGGGAAAGGGTTTGATGACAACAGAAGAAAGAAAATCGTCCATTCCACGAAAGATCGCTCAACAAAATTCGAGTATATCGCCCAAAAAAAGACAGCTGGTGAAGGAAATAACCGGAAGAATACAAGAAGACAAAAGCGAGAGAAATGGAAAATCTGTTGTTTTTTCATCGCTTAATGATGCTTTTCACATTGGAGATAAAGAAAATTCAAGTGCgtatttgcaaaaacaaagggaAACAGCAACAAATGCGACTACTTTAACGCCTCCAAACACTGTCGCTAGTAACAATATGTTATCACGCGAACCAGCGAACTGTGACGCTTCGCCACCGACAATTCACGAACAAGTGACGAGGACCTCCGAAAGGAAGCTCGGTACGCAAGTGCTTGAAAATCTCGcttttgttgaaaatgaattGCCAACACTGACAGCTAAAGTCAATGCAACACTAAAAGATTTTCATAGCCTTAACAAGGAAGTTGAACGCGTAAAAATAAAACTTGAAGAGCTAAAGAGAGAAAGAATTAATTACGGCGCCTAA